Proteins encoded by one window of Enterococcus faecalis:
- a CDS encoding DUF4822 domain-containing protein yields MKKKKVFSALTLLTFSTLLIAGCAGGANSATDKSSAASSSTAVSSSAEAAKEQSKGQELTEILSSTDWQGTKVYDKNNNDLTAENANFIGLAKYDGETGFYEFFDKETGETRGDEGTFFVTDDGEKRILISDTQNYQAVVDLTEVTKDKFTYKRMGKDKDGKDVEVFVEHIPYSDEKLTFTNGRKDLETETGKIVTSEPGDDILGATLWNGTKVLDEDGNDVTEANKMFISLAKFDNKTSKYEFFDLETGKTRGDFGYFQVIDNNKIRAHVSIGDNKYGAALELTELNDKRFTYTRMGKDNNGKEIKVFVEHEPYEGDFTPDFTF; encoded by the coding sequence ATGAAAAAGAAAAAAGTTTTTAGTGCGCTTACCTTATTAACCTTTAGTACGTTGTTGATTGCAGGCTGTGCTGGCGGAGCCAACTCTGCAACAGATAAATCAAGTGCAGCTAGCTCAAGCACTGCAGTCTCTAGTTCAGCAGAAGCAGCTAAAGAGCAATCAAAAGGACAAGAATTAACAGAAATTTTATCCAGTACTGATTGGCAAGGCACAAAAGTTTACGACAAAAATAATAATGATTTAACAGCAGAAAATGCTAATTTTATTGGTTTAGCAAAATATGATGGTGAAACAGGTTTTTATGAATTTTTCGACAAAGAAACAGGTGAAACCCGTGGCGATGAAGGCACATTCTTTGTGACAGACGATGGCGAAAAGCGTATCTTAATTTCGGATACACAAAACTATCAAGCGGTGGTTGATTTAACGGAAGTAACGAAAGATAAATTTACCTATAAGCGAATGGGTAAAGATAAAGACGGGAAAGATGTAGAAGTCTTTGTAGAACATATCCCTTATTCTGACGAGAAATTAACCTTTACGAATGGCCGTAAAGATTTAGAAACAGAAACTGGCAAGATTGTTACCAGTGAACCTGGGGATGACATTTTAGGGGCTACATTATGGAATGGCACGAAAGTTTTAGATGAAGACGGTAACGATGTTACTGAAGCAAATAAAATGTTTATTAGTTTAGCGAAATTTGATAATAAAACAAGTAAATATGAATTCTTTGATTTAGAAACGGGTAAAACCCGTGGAGATTTTGGTTACTTCCAAGTAATTGATAATAACAAAATCCGGGCCCACGTTTCAATTGGTGACAATAAATATGGAGCTGCATTAGAATTAACAGAATTAAATGATAAACGTTTTACGTATACACGAATGGGTAAAGACAACAATGGCAAAGAAATTAAAGTCTTTGTAGAACATGAACCATATGAAGGAGACTTTACGCCAGACTTCACGTTCTAA